A single region of the Bacillus cereus genome encodes:
- a CDS encoding DUF2085 domain-containing protein encodes MIRGFILHIPCHRLPERSFLKLQKYMPLCARCTGMLIGFCMFPIYFLITPSFSLSLMLSFFAQIPLIIDGFTQKWKWRSSTNLLRVTTGLLSGNGMGLFIASSIIWITS; translated from the coding sequence TTGATTCGAGGTTTCATTTTACATATTCCTTGTCATAGACTACCGGAAAGGAGTTTTCTTAAATTACAAAAATACATGCCTTTATGTGCGCGATGCACGGGTATGTTAATTGGTTTCTGTATGTTTCCAATTTACTTTTTAATAACACCTTCGTTTAGTCTCTCATTAATGCTATCCTTTTTTGCCCAAATTCCATTAATAATTGATGGATTCACCCAAAAGTGGAAATGGAGAAGCAGCACAAATTTGCTAAGAGTAACTACCGGCTTATTAAGCGGTAATGGTATGGGACTATTTATTGCATCTAGTATTATATGGATTACATCTTAA